One segment of Equus asinus isolate D_3611 breed Donkey chromosome 18, EquAss-T2T_v2, whole genome shotgun sequence DNA contains the following:
- the LOC106846562 gene encoding oocyte-expressed protein homolog yields LDGGGPGGGAGPGGNREGPWPLASRGAGCGVRGAGRRVGLPLGRCARAVDAAAAARARGEGRTPAEALAGLLRRTPPTPRARPRPWWFPARELSCPSACYLEARLAGCVFGPDRAAVPETEWRSQVLLTVRAVEPGGAVEVSVFGQPHGQNRVKGVLRSLAAWHWERRARGEKMEQLEAFLKARAPRPQPPAHLVA; encoded by the exons TTGGACGGGGGAGGGCccggcggaggggcggggcccggcggcAACAGAGAAGGGCCCTGGCCACTGGCCTCCCGGGGTGCGGGGTGCGGGGTGCGGGGTGCGGGGCGGCGGGTCGGCCTGCCCCTGGGTCGCTGTGCTCGCGCGGTGGACGCGGCAGCGGCTGCGAGGGCCCGCGGGGAGGGGCGGACGCCTGCTGAGGCCCTGGCCGGGCTGCTGCGGCGAACGCCTCCGACCCCGCGGGCTCGGCCCCGGCCGTGGTGGTTTCCCGCGCGGGAGCTGAGCTGCCCGTCGGCGTGCTACCTGGAGGCTCGGCTGGCCGGCTGCGTCTTCG GCCCCGACCGAGCCGCCGTCCCCGAGACGGAGTGGAGGAGCCAGGTGCTGCTGACGGTGCGCGCGGTCGAACCCGGCGGCGCGGTCGAAGTCAGCGTCTTTGGACAGCCCCACGGACAAAATCGGGTGAAGGGCGTCCTGCGGAGCCTCGCGGCCTGGCACTGGGAACGGCGCGCCCGAG GGGAGAAGATGGAGCAGCTGGAGGCGTTCTTGAAGGCCCGGGCGCCGCGGCCGCAGCCTCCCGCGCATCTTGTCGCCTGA
- the LOC106846554 gene encoding KH domain-containing protein 3: MATPKRFTTLLQLEQQEGTLFEVLGNPTKRPYWFHSVYLKSPKAVHLEAWLVEAIFGPGGEHIPHVECVSQTLLHVNQWGREGEAEILIFGRPDYQKDVCKMIMSLADYHRQLQAQSMGWGERGCPGQALVPWEGS; this comes from the exons atggctactCCCAAGCGGTTTACCACGCTCCTGCAGCTGGAGCAGCAAGAAGGGACTCTATTTGAGGTGCTCGGTAACCCCACCAAGCGGCCCTACTGGTTCCACTCCGTGTACCTGAAGAGTCCAAAAGCAGTTCATCTTGAGGCATGGCTGGTGGAAGCAATCTTTG GCCCAGGCGGAGAGCACATTCCGCACGTCGAGTGTGTGTCGCAAACCCTGCTTCACGTTAATCAGTGGGGCCGCGAAGGCGAGGCTGAGATCTTGATATTTGGTCGGCCTGATTACCAGAAGGATGTATGCAAGATGATCATGAGCTTGGCTGACTATCACCGCCAACTCCAGGCACAAAGTATGGGCTGGGGAGAGCGAGGGTGCCCCGGGCAGGCCCTGGTTCCTTGGGAGGGATCCTGA